A DNA window from Nitrospirota bacterium contains the following coding sequences:
- a CDS encoding sulfur reduction protein DsrE: MATFIISGSRGTDDPTMATLPFMAAKVAKEQGHDVVLWLWNEAVTLGRKGTADHVTGVNLTPLKDLLTAVQAANIPLWVCGACAVARQIKESDLVAGASIKGMPDYIKAVAERDRNVTF, encoded by the coding sequence ATGGCGACGTTTATCATTTCCGGCAGCCGGGGGACCGATGACCCCACAATGGCCACGCTGCCCTTCATGGCGGCGAAAGTGGCGAAGGAACAGGGGCACGACGTCGTGTTATGGCTGTGGAACGAAGCGGTCACGCTCGGACGCAAGGGCACAGCCGACCATGTCACAGGGGTCAATTTAACCCCGCTGAAGGACTTGCTCACCGCCGTGCAGGCGGCGAATATTCCCCTCTGGGTCTGCGGCGCCTGTGCCGTGGCGCGACAGATCAAGGAATCGGATCTCGTGGCCGGCGCGTCGATCAAGGGCATGCCGGATTACATCAAGGCCGTCGCCGAACGGGACCGGAACGTCACATTTTAA
- a CDS encoding NrdH-redoxin — protein sequence MRTMVALVLLLSLVDTVANAFGAEPQEADLVVFTREGCPYCDAAAQFLARLQRERPGLRLIVKDVGKDRSAGRQLEELAAQKGVTALGVPAFYLRGELLVGYGGPDSTGAQIIGLLDWPRPRTEPVPLGACAPKGPETCGAPAVTPTLEADSVQTAWFGRLNARDMGLPAFTLALGLLDGFNPCAMWVLVFLLSLLVNLRDRWKMFIIAGTFVAVSGLVYFAFMAAWLNVFVLVGLSRASEVVLGGIAVMIGAINVKDFWAFRRGMTLGIPEAAKPGLYAGIRKVLSAERLPEALAAVALLACLVNVIELLCTAGFPAIYTRVLTLRQLPWWEYYGYLALYNVAYVLDDSLMVAIAVFTLSRSKLQEKAGRWLKLASGLVMLGLGAVLVVAPHRLA from the coding sequence ATGAGGACCATGGTAGCCCTGGTCCTCCTGCTGTCCCTCGTAGATACCGTTGCCAACGCCTTTGGCGCAGAGCCGCAGGAAGCCGACCTCGTCGTGTTCACGCGGGAGGGCTGTCCCTACTGCGACGCGGCGGCGCAATTCCTTGCCCGGCTCCAGCGCGAGCGCCCCGGACTTCGTCTGATCGTCAAGGATGTGGGGAAGGACCGGAGCGCGGGGCGGCAGCTTGAGGAACTGGCGGCGCAGAAGGGCGTCACCGCCTTGGGCGTTCCGGCCTTTTATCTCCGCGGGGAACTGCTCGTCGGCTATGGAGGTCCGGACAGCACCGGCGCGCAGATCATCGGCCTCTTGGATTGGCCTCGGCCTCGAACGGAACCGGTCCCGCTTGGCGCCTGCGCGCCGAAAGGTCCGGAGACGTGCGGGGCACCTGCGGTCACACCGACACTGGAGGCCGATTCGGTCCAGACCGCCTGGTTCGGCCGCCTGAACGCAAGGGACATGGGACTCCCGGCGTTTACGCTGGCGCTCGGCTTGCTGGACGGGTTCAACCCCTGTGCGATGTGGGTTTTGGTGTTTTTGCTGTCCCTGCTCGTCAATCTCCGGGACCGCTGGAAGATGTTCATCATCGCCGGGACCTTCGTCGCGGTGAGCGGATTGGTGTACTTTGCGTTCATGGCGGCCTGGCTGAACGTGTTTGTCCTGGTCGGGTTGTCGCGGGCCTCGGAAGTCGTCCTCGGCGGGATTGCCGTCATGATCGGCGCGATCAACGTCAAGGACTTTTGGGCATTCCGGCGCGGGATGACGCTCGGTATCCCCGAAGCCGCCAAGCCGGGGCTCTATGCGGGAATCCGGAAGGTCCTCTCCGCGGAGCGTCTTCCGGAGGCACTGGCAGCGGTGGCGCTGCTGGCCTGTCTCGTCAACGTCATCGAGCTCCTGTGCACCGCCGGCTTTCCGGCTATCTACACGCGTGTACTCACCCTGCGCCAGTTACCCTGGTGGGAATACTATGGCTATCTGGCCTTGTACAACGTGGCCTATGTGCTGGACGACAGCCTCATGGTCGCGATCGCCGTCTTCACCTTGAGCCGCAGCAAGCTGCAGGAAAAAGCCGGCCGGTGGCTGAAGCTCGCGAGCGGCCTCGTGATGCTGGGGTTGGGGGCGGTGCTGGTCGTCGCCCCGCATCGGTTGGCCTGA